A genome region from Arachis duranensis cultivar V14167 chromosome 8, aradu.V14167.gnm2.J7QH, whole genome shotgun sequence includes the following:
- the LOC107460685 gene encoding uncharacterized protein LOC107460685 isoform X1, producing the protein MEVPECPVCLERYDNQVSIPRVLSCGHSVCEACLVELPLRFPNTIRCPACTQLVKYSSEQGPSSLPKNIDLLRLCLSSSSSSSSRSVKPTQRSTIDGCDDRSVIRDRFWSDEFYAKWKDWILPHDAVSVESRPEPESEPSGFVLRGQFGSSSSLKGRVSVCSRNSKCLSLVPVFSLPRVLNCSKFKFSYAARIMECLVGMKEAVREELALILEASVRQGRVFRVYGLWSEVEVVDGSLYLVCERHNGGSILQKFGELKNGFLGLGLEDKKDGILSFAVIGKSVCDSMLALHLEGLAAGCLGPSCFAFDELGGVCVDLNEVLVMRRKTVYSFSGGNKVRQKDEGLFKGCLKTELFLCPEVLFRLLQKDAAVNPEDEHSRYPFGYGSDVWSLACVLLWLLIGDALPQIPFEMSEENGFDLSASYVCWVEKVSSVLEDKLGSEYPSLRGTLCKCLDMNPGNRMSVVDVRKCIQDMLLKPEFDFLENLEVMVNRSSTGCCLVLDELNEKEDNGPPDVVDGEEKPDADLVASLSKGMAELKDLRGHLDCISGLAIGGGYLFSSSFDKTVKVWSLLDFSVSHTFKGHEDKVMAIVYVDDKEPLCVSGDNGGGIFVWGLSAPLRQDPLRKWYEQKDWRFSGIHSLTVSASRCLYTGSGDRTIKGWLLKDGTLMCTMTGHRSVVSTLVVCDEVLYSGSWDGTIRLWSLSDHSPLTVLGEGMPGEMKSILAITVDRHLLVAAYENGCIKVWRNDVFMSSKSLHNGAIFAMSMQGQCLYTGGWDKNINIQELAGDDELEVRAFGTISCSSVVTAILSCQGKLFVGYADKSIKVYRGKW; encoded by the exons ATGGAAGTGCCGGAGTGCCCGGTGTGCCTCGAACGCTACGACAACCAAGTTTCCATCCCTAGGGTCCTATCTTGCGGTCACTCCGTCTGCGAAGCATGCCTCGTGGAGCTTCCGCTGCGGTTCCCGAACACGATTCGGTGCCCGGCGTGTACACAGCTCGTTAAGTACTCTTCAGAGCAAGGACCTTCGTCTCTTCCAAAGAACATCGACCTTCTCAGGCTTTGCctctcttcatcatcttcttcttcttcgcgaTCGGTGAAACCGACTCAACGGTCAACGATCGACGGTTGTGATGATCGGTCTGTAATTCGAGATCGGTTCTGGTCCGACGAGTTCTATGCCAAGTGGAAGGACTGGATTCTCCCGCACGACGCAGTTTCGGTGGAGTCCCGACCTGAACCCGAATCCGAACCCAGCGGGTTTGTGTTGCGAGGGCAATTTGGTTCGAGTTCTTCGTTGAAGGGTAGGGTTAGTGTTTGTTCTCGAAATAGCAAGTGTTTGAGCCTTGTTCCTGTTTTTTCTTTACCTCGTGTTTTGAATTGTTCGAAGTTTAAGTTCAGTTATGCTGCGAGGATTATGGAATGTTTGGTGGGGATGAAGGAGGCTGTGAGGGAGGAGTTAGCTTTGATTCTAGAAGCTTCTGTGAGGCAGGgcagggtttttagggtttatgggttgTGGAGTGAAGTGGAGGTAGTGGATGGGTCATTGTACCTGGTGTGTGAGAGGCACAATGGTGGTAGCATTTTGCAGAAGTTTGGTGAATTGAAGAATGGGTTCCTTGGTTTGGGATTGGAAGATAAAAAAGATGGGATTTTAAGCTTTGCTGTGATTGGGAAGAGTGTGTGTGATTCTATGCTGGCTTTGCATTTGGAAGGTTTGGCTGCTGGTTGTTTAGGACCTTCGTGCTTTGCTTTCGATGAGCTTGGTGGTGTTTGTGTTGATTTGAATGAGGTTTTGGTTATGAGAAGGAAGACTGTGTATAGTTTTTCTGGTGGCAACAAGGTTAGGCAGAAAGACGAGGGATTGTTTAAGGGTTGTTTAAAAACTGAGCTTTTTTTATGCCCTGAGGTTTTGTTTCGATTACTGCAGAAGGATGCTGCTGTTAATCCGGAGGATGAGCATTCCAGATATCCGTTCGGGTATGGCTCAGATGTGTGGTCATTGGCTTGTGTGCTGTTGTGGCTTCTCATTGGAGATGCACTCCCTCAGATTCCCTTTGAAATGAGTGAAGAGAATGGCTTTGACTTATCAGCTAGTTATGTTTGTTGGGTGGAGAAAGTTAGTTCTGTTTTGGAAGACAAACTTGGCTCTGAATATCCGTCATTGAGGGGGACACTTTGCAAATGTTTGGACATGAATCCGGGAAACCGCATGAGTGTGGTGGATGTGCGGAAGTGCATTCAGGATATGTTACTCAAACCTGAATTCGATTTTCTGGAAAACTTGGAGGTCATGGTTAATCGGAGCAGCACTGGTTGCTGCTTGGTTCTTGATGAGttgaatgaaaaagaagacaaTGGGCCACCAGATGTTGTTGATGGGGAAGAGAAACCCGATGCAGATTTGGTTGCTAGCTTATCTAAGGGAATGGCTGAACTTAAAGATCTGCGAGGACATCTGGATTGTATCTCTGGATTAGCAATTGGCG GGGGATATCTGTTTAGCTCTTCGTTTGATAAAACTGTCAAAGTATGGTCGTTGCTG GACTTTTCTGTTTCACACACGTTTAAAGGTCATGAGGATAAAGTCATGGCTATAGTTTATGTAGATGATAAAGAACCATTGTGTGTAAGTGGTGATAATGGAGGGGGCATATTTGTCTGGGGACTTTCTGCTCCTCTCAGGCAAGACCCCTTAAGGAAATGGTATGAGCAGAAGGATTGGCGCTTCAGTGGTATCCATTCGTTAACTGTTTCAGCAAGTCGTTGTCTCTACACCGGAAGTGGAGATAGAACAATAAAAGGTTGGTTGTTAAAG GATGGAACTTTGATGTGCACAATGACTGGTCATAGGTCTGTAGTTTCCACTCTTGTAGTGTGTGATGAGGTTCTTTACAGTGGTAGTTGGGATGGAACCATTCGGTTGTGGAGTCTTAGCGATCACAGCCCATTGACAGTGCTAGGGGAAGGTATGCCTGGAGAAATGAAGTCTATCCTAGCTATTACTGTTGATAGACATTTGCTTGTTGCGGCGTATGAGAACGGCTGCATAAAG GTATGGAGAAATGATGTGTTCATGAGTTCCAAATCATTACATAATGGTGCCATTTTTGCTATGAGCATGCAAGGGCAATGCCTTTATACAGGTGGCtgggacaaaaatataaatatacag GAATTAGCTGGAGATGACGAATTGGAAGTCAGAGCATTCGGTACCATTtcttgcagttctgttgtaaCGGCTATTTTAAGCTGTCAAGGAAAACTTTTTGTTGGATATGCTGACAAGTCTATCAAG GTTTATCGTGGTAAATGGTAA
- the LOC107460685 gene encoding uncharacterized protein LOC107460685 isoform X2, which yields MEVPECPVCLERYDNQVSIPRVLSCGHSVCEACLVELPLRFPNTIRCPACTQLVKYSSEQGPSSLPKNIDLLRLCLSSSSSSSSRSVKPTQRSTIDGCDDRSVIRDRFWSDEFYAKWKDWILPHDAVSVESRPEPESEPSGFVLRGQFGSSSSLKGRVSVCSRNSKCLSLVPVFSLPRVLNCSKFKFSYAARIMECLVGMKEAVREELALILEASVRQGRVFRVYGLWSEVEVVDGSLYLVCERHNGGSILQKFGELKNGFLGLGLEDKKDGILSFAVIGKSVCDSMLALHLEGLAAGCLGPSCFAFDELGGVCVDLNEVLVMRRKTVYSFSGGNKVRQKDEGLFKGCLKTELFLCPEVLFRLLQKDAAVNPEDEHSRYPFGYGSDVWSLACVLLWLLIGDALPQIPFEMSEENGFDLSASYVCWVEKVSSVLEDKLGSEYPSLRGTLCKCLDMNPGNRMSVVDVRKCIQDMLLKPEFDFLENLEVMVNRSSTGCCLVLDELNEKEDNGPPDVVDGEEKPDADLVASLSKGMAELKDLRGHLDCISGLAIGGGYLFSSSFDKTVKVWSLLDFSVSHTFKGHEDKVMAIVYVDDKEPLCVSGDNGGGIFVWGLSAPLRQDPLRKWYEQKDWRFSGIHSLTVSASRCLYTGSGDRTIKGWNFDVHNDWS from the exons ATGGAAGTGCCGGAGTGCCCGGTGTGCCTCGAACGCTACGACAACCAAGTTTCCATCCCTAGGGTCCTATCTTGCGGTCACTCCGTCTGCGAAGCATGCCTCGTGGAGCTTCCGCTGCGGTTCCCGAACACGATTCGGTGCCCGGCGTGTACACAGCTCGTTAAGTACTCTTCAGAGCAAGGACCTTCGTCTCTTCCAAAGAACATCGACCTTCTCAGGCTTTGCctctcttcatcatcttcttcttcttcgcgaTCGGTGAAACCGACTCAACGGTCAACGATCGACGGTTGTGATGATCGGTCTGTAATTCGAGATCGGTTCTGGTCCGACGAGTTCTATGCCAAGTGGAAGGACTGGATTCTCCCGCACGACGCAGTTTCGGTGGAGTCCCGACCTGAACCCGAATCCGAACCCAGCGGGTTTGTGTTGCGAGGGCAATTTGGTTCGAGTTCTTCGTTGAAGGGTAGGGTTAGTGTTTGTTCTCGAAATAGCAAGTGTTTGAGCCTTGTTCCTGTTTTTTCTTTACCTCGTGTTTTGAATTGTTCGAAGTTTAAGTTCAGTTATGCTGCGAGGATTATGGAATGTTTGGTGGGGATGAAGGAGGCTGTGAGGGAGGAGTTAGCTTTGATTCTAGAAGCTTCTGTGAGGCAGGgcagggtttttagggtttatgggttgTGGAGTGAAGTGGAGGTAGTGGATGGGTCATTGTACCTGGTGTGTGAGAGGCACAATGGTGGTAGCATTTTGCAGAAGTTTGGTGAATTGAAGAATGGGTTCCTTGGTTTGGGATTGGAAGATAAAAAAGATGGGATTTTAAGCTTTGCTGTGATTGGGAAGAGTGTGTGTGATTCTATGCTGGCTTTGCATTTGGAAGGTTTGGCTGCTGGTTGTTTAGGACCTTCGTGCTTTGCTTTCGATGAGCTTGGTGGTGTTTGTGTTGATTTGAATGAGGTTTTGGTTATGAGAAGGAAGACTGTGTATAGTTTTTCTGGTGGCAACAAGGTTAGGCAGAAAGACGAGGGATTGTTTAAGGGTTGTTTAAAAACTGAGCTTTTTTTATGCCCTGAGGTTTTGTTTCGATTACTGCAGAAGGATGCTGCTGTTAATCCGGAGGATGAGCATTCCAGATATCCGTTCGGGTATGGCTCAGATGTGTGGTCATTGGCTTGTGTGCTGTTGTGGCTTCTCATTGGAGATGCACTCCCTCAGATTCCCTTTGAAATGAGTGAAGAGAATGGCTTTGACTTATCAGCTAGTTATGTTTGTTGGGTGGAGAAAGTTAGTTCTGTTTTGGAAGACAAACTTGGCTCTGAATATCCGTCATTGAGGGGGACACTTTGCAAATGTTTGGACATGAATCCGGGAAACCGCATGAGTGTGGTGGATGTGCGGAAGTGCATTCAGGATATGTTACTCAAACCTGAATTCGATTTTCTGGAAAACTTGGAGGTCATGGTTAATCGGAGCAGCACTGGTTGCTGCTTGGTTCTTGATGAGttgaatgaaaaagaagacaaTGGGCCACCAGATGTTGTTGATGGGGAAGAGAAACCCGATGCAGATTTGGTTGCTAGCTTATCTAAGGGAATGGCTGAACTTAAAGATCTGCGAGGACATCTGGATTGTATCTCTGGATTAGCAATTGGCG GGGGATATCTGTTTAGCTCTTCGTTTGATAAAACTGTCAAAGTATGGTCGTTGCTG GACTTTTCTGTTTCACACACGTTTAAAGGTCATGAGGATAAAGTCATGGCTATAGTTTATGTAGATGATAAAGAACCATTGTGTGTAAGTGGTGATAATGGAGGGGGCATATTTGTCTGGGGACTTTCTGCTCCTCTCAGGCAAGACCCCTTAAGGAAATGGTATGAGCAGAAGGATTGGCGCTTCAGTGGTATCCATTCGTTAACTGTTTCAGCAAGTCGTTGTCTCTACACCGGAAGTGGAGATAGAACAATAAAAG GATGGAACTTTGATGTGCACAATGACTGGTCATAG
- the LOC107460688 gene encoding uncharacterized protein LOC107460688 — MRVLRDLNSELKSLLLISVEAMAGSGSSMLYSFLMFTVILSLQEMYRAKLASTELYTILGGFISSLLFLVLLTFIGNYQETVGAKTGWGAVFIAEAVALIAASTVHRVCITTCFLFSAVLLYEVNKISGSVLSVQTSDSRSKKYSGRG; from the exons ATGCGTGTTTTGAGAGATCTGAACTCTGAGCTGAAGTCGCTGCTTCTGATCTCAGTTGAG GCCATGGCGGGGTCTGGGAGCTCCATGCTGTATTCCTTTCTGATGTTCACTGTAATTCTCTCGCTTCAAGAAATGTACCGTGCGAAATTAGCATCGACGGAATTGTACACTATACTTGGAGGGTTTATCAGCTCTCTTCTGTTTCTTGTGCTCCTTACT TTCATTGGAAACTACCAAGAAACAGTCGGCGCAAAAACTGGTTGGGGTGCAG TCTTCATAGCAGAAGCAGTTGCCCTGATTGCTGCAAGCACAGTCCACAGGGTTTGCATTACTACATG TTTCCTGTTCTCGGCTGTGTTGCTGTATGAGGTTAACAAAATCTCAGGATCAGTGCTTTCAGTTCAAACAAGCGACTCCAGAAGTAAAAAGTATAGTGGGAGAGGTTAA